The region TTATTCCCGACATGCTATGGTGCCCGGGGGCTGTCTCTTGAGAACCTGCTCCATGATCCGCGTCATTCTTTTCGACCTGAATAAAGTAATGAACTAAAAGTCAAAGACAAGTTAACTCTAGGGGCTTATGGGATAGGTTAGCTCACCTTATGAATAGGTTAGCTCGACTTATCATCCGAGAAGAATGAAGAGAGGAACCTTCGGAGCTCCTCTTCTATCGTATCGATTGATCGGTTCATATCTTCTATCATCTCAATGGGTTCAGAAACCACACGTTTCTCTGGATCATCATAGCGTACTTCCACATATTCACTCAGAGGAAGGTCTTTTCGTAATTGATGACCCTCGAAACCATAATTTGTTGATATACGGCGTAGATATGGATGATTAATGGAAGAAACACCAAACATATCCCAAACTTCTCGCTCCCACCGGCCGGCTGATGGAAATGGACTGACTACCGGGGATATTCGTGTTACTTCGTCTGCACTGGTTTGTACACGAATGTGTGAGTTATACCGAGTACTCAGTAAATTATAGACCACTTCAAATCTTTGTTTTCGAGAGGGATGATCAACTCCGCAAATATCGATCGAAACTTGAACCCTTGTATAGGTATGCAATTTAAGAAAGCACAACAATTGAAATGGGCAGTCcgtattggtatcagagctattccCATGTTCCGATCTTTCCATTTTTTTACCCATTTCTTGGGTAAAGTCTCCCAACTATATTTGAAAATGAATTGGTTATCCATAAAGATAAAGAAAGCTTTCCTGTAGTTCCGCTTCTTGCTCTAAAAATTAGGAAAGACTTGTCAGAAATCGCCAGTTGGCTTGGTCCGACCAAGAAAGGCATGGGACTCTTTGGGCATTGCTTGGGTCGAGTGAAGTAAAGACTGGCTACCTATAATATAAAGATCCCTCACTGCACACTTTAGATATAATGAAAACCTTTAGTTTAGGAGTCATTCAGGCTAGATCTAAAAAAATAACATAGCCTTCGTATGATCCCTTTCTAGTACCCTATCTTGAGCAGGAAAGTGTTCGGTAGGAAAAGACTGGAAGAAATGGGATTCGAACCCATGCATGA is a window of Lactuca sativa cultivar Salinas chromosome 1, Lsat_Salinas_v11, whole genome shotgun sequence DNA encoding:
- the LOC122194888 gene encoding LOW QUALITY PROTEIN: NADH dehydrogenase [ubiquinone] iron-sulfur protein 3 (The sequence of the model RefSeq protein was modified relative to this genomic sequence to represent the inferred CDS: inserted 1 base in 1 codon): MDNQFIFKYSWETLPKKWXKKMERSEHGNSSDTNTDCPFQLLCFLKLHTYTRVQVSIDICGVDHPSRKQRFEVVYNLLSTRYNSHIRVQTSADEVTRISPVVSPFPSAGRWEREVWDMFGVSSINHPYLRRISTNYGFEGHQLRKDLPLSEYVEVRYDDPEKRVVSEPIEMIEDMNRSIDTIEEELRRFLSSFFSDDKSS